Proteins co-encoded in one Conger conger chromosome 4, fConCon1.1, whole genome shotgun sequence genomic window:
- the bend5 gene encoding BEN domain-containing protein 5 isoform X2, whose amino-acid sequence MQKKMKIPKLSSKDVGNSVENHFGEERLPLRHKKAQVQDHGRPNSNSSKSLAAVVARLERNAVSLCVEGEDDLAEEEEEEEEEEEEEEEEGDSGTEEAVVPRVLYEELVHSYRQQEEEMRRLQQELERTRRQLLQQAKKLKEYSSLLTEVKELRDFNRRLQDVLLMRLGSEPMHDNGTQTIKAEVVEPIIEPQEVCREEANTSSSHSPSPRTVYTFTDGKVHLGGGIWVEEEKWHQLQRTQGDSKFTKNLAVMIWGTETLKNRSVTGVATKKKKDALPKPPLSPSKLKIVRECLYDRVSQETADSAEITQRLSKVNKYICEKIMDINKSIKNEERRESKLLIRQTVKMENFSYDGM is encoded by the exons AtgcaaaagaagatgaaaattCCCAAGCTGTCCTCTAAAGATGTGGGTAATTCAGTTGAGAACCACTTTGGGGAGGAACGACTGCCACTCAGACATAAAAAG GCCCAAGTACAAGACCACGGTCGGCCCAACTCCAACTCCTCCAAGAGCCTGGCCGCGGTGGTGGCCCGGCTGGAGAGGAACGCCGTGAGCCTGTGCGTGGAGGGGGAGGACGAcctggcggaggaggaggaagaggaggaggaggaggaggaagaggaagaggaggagggagactcGGGCACGGAGGAGGCGGTGGTGCCCCGGGTTCTGTACGAGGAGCTGGTGCACAGCTACcggcagcaggaggaggagatgaggaggctgcagcaggagctggagcGCACGCGGAGGCAGCTCCTCCAGCAGGCCAAGAAGCTGAAGGAGTACAGCAGCCTCCTGACCGAGGTGAAGGAGCTGCGCGACTTCAACAGGAGGCTGCAGGACGTCCTGCTCATGAGGCTGGGCAGCG AGCCTATGCACGACAATGGCACCCAGACAATCAAGGCAGAAGTGGTGGAGCCCATTATTGAGCCACAGGAAGTGTGTAGAGAGGAAGCTAACACCAGCTCCAGCCATTCCCCCTCCCCGAGAACCGTGTACACTTTTACCGATGGCAAG GTGCACCTTGGCGGGGGCAtctgggtggaggaggagaagtgGCACCAGCTCCAACGGACGCAGGGCGACTCCAAGTTCACCAAAAACCTGGCCGTCATGATCTGGGGCACGGAGACGCTCAAGAACAGGAGTGTCACGGGGGTGGCCACCAAAAAGAAGAAAGACGCCCTCCCTAAGCCGCCCCTCTCCCCAAGCAAACTCAAAATCGTCAGAG AATGTCTGTATGACAGAGTATCCCAAGAAACTGCAGACAGCGCTGAGATCACGCAAAGATTGTCCAAAGTGAACAAATACATCTGTGAAAAGATAATGGATATCAACAAATCCATCAAGAACGAGGAGAGGCGGGAATCCAAGCTACTCATTAGGCAGACGGTCAAGATGGAGAATTTCAGCTACGATGGCATGTAG
- the bend5 gene encoding BEN domain-containing protein 5 isoform X1, whose product MYAFVRFLDDDMCYALPVSSVKDFRPLHKTDFDNQKVYLVHRTEENGTGQPGKAQILALAETIEEFEHSIMQKKMKIPKLSSKDVGNSVENHFGEERLPLRHKKAQVQDHGRPNSNSSKSLAAVVARLERNAVSLCVEGEDDLAEEEEEEEEEEEEEEEEGDSGTEEAVVPRVLYEELVHSYRQQEEEMRRLQQELERTRRQLLQQAKKLKEYSSLLTEVKELRDFNRRLQDVLLMRLGSEPMHDNGTQTIKAEVVEPIIEPQEVCREEANTSSSHSPSPRTVYTFTDGKVHLGGGIWVEEEKWHQLQRTQGDSKFTKNLAVMIWGTETLKNRSVTGVATKKKKDALPKPPLSPSKLKIVRECLYDRVSQETADSAEITQRLSKVNKYICEKIMDINKSIKNEERRESKLLIRQTVKMENFSYDGM is encoded by the exons ATGTATGCTTTCGTGAGGTTCTTGGATGACGATATGTGCTACGCTCTGCCGGTTTCCAGTGTGAAAGATTTTAGACCTCTGCACAAAACAGATTTTGATAATCAGAAGGTGTATCTGGTTCACAGAACTGAAGAGAATGGTACAGGCCAGCCTGGCAAAGCACAGATCCTTGCTCTTGCAG AAACCATAGAAGAGTTTGAGCACAGTATTAtgcaaaagaagatgaaaattCCCAAGCTGTCCTCTAAAGATGTGGGTAATTCAGTTGAGAACCACTTTGGGGAGGAACGACTGCCACTCAGACATAAAAAG GCCCAAGTACAAGACCACGGTCGGCCCAACTCCAACTCCTCCAAGAGCCTGGCCGCGGTGGTGGCCCGGCTGGAGAGGAACGCCGTGAGCCTGTGCGTGGAGGGGGAGGACGAcctggcggaggaggaggaagaggaggaggaggaggaggaagaggaagaggaggagggagactcGGGCACGGAGGAGGCGGTGGTGCCCCGGGTTCTGTACGAGGAGCTGGTGCACAGCTACcggcagcaggaggaggagatgaggaggctgcagcaggagctggagcGCACGCGGAGGCAGCTCCTCCAGCAGGCCAAGAAGCTGAAGGAGTACAGCAGCCTCCTGACCGAGGTGAAGGAGCTGCGCGACTTCAACAGGAGGCTGCAGGACGTCCTGCTCATGAGGCTGGGCAGCG AGCCTATGCACGACAATGGCACCCAGACAATCAAGGCAGAAGTGGTGGAGCCCATTATTGAGCCACAGGAAGTGTGTAGAGAGGAAGCTAACACCAGCTCCAGCCATTCCCCCTCCCCGAGAACCGTGTACACTTTTACCGATGGCAAG GTGCACCTTGGCGGGGGCAtctgggtggaggaggagaagtgGCACCAGCTCCAACGGACGCAGGGCGACTCCAAGTTCACCAAAAACCTGGCCGTCATGATCTGGGGCACGGAGACGCTCAAGAACAGGAGTGTCACGGGGGTGGCCACCAAAAAGAAGAAAGACGCCCTCCCTAAGCCGCCCCTCTCCCCAAGCAAACTCAAAATCGTCAGAG AATGTCTGTATGACAGAGTATCCCAAGAAACTGCAGACAGCGCTGAGATCACGCAAAGATTGTCCAAAGTGAACAAATACATCTGTGAAAAGATAATGGATATCAACAAATCCATCAAGAACGAGGAGAGGCGGGAATCCAAGCTACTCATTAGGCAGACGGTCAAGATGGAGAATTTCAGCTACGATGGCATGTAG